In a genomic window of Helianthus annuus cultivar XRQ/B chromosome 10, HanXRQr2.0-SUNRISE, whole genome shotgun sequence:
- the LOC118482660 gene encoding proline-rich protein 4-like: MPNPRNSFQYSIIVDLPSDYSILIVDVTWLLLQLTNLSLSFYGGIIIDDGFGEDGLENNIQTSQALSGLKVTIDYKLEDGNFQTRGVGKLDEKGQFKLNLPQEILEDGMLSGECYVQLHNAANAPCAFYNGLEASKITFVSKSNKYTPLDRLENSNSLPAICSSATLWGS, translated from the exons ATGCCCAACCCACGTAATTCATTCCAATATTCAATCATTGTTGATCTACCATCTGACTATTCAATTTTGATAGTAGATGTAACTTGGCTACTACTCCAACTTACAAATTTAAGCCTTTCATTTTATGGAGGCATAATAATTGATGACGGATTTGGAGAAGATGGTCTGGAGAATAACATCCAGACAAGCCAAGCATTATCAG GGTTAAAAGTGACCATTGACTACAAGCTTGAAGATGGTAACTTCCAAACAAGAGGTGTTGGAAAGCTTGATGAGAAAGGACAATTCAAGTTAAATCTTCCTCAAGAAATCTTGGAAGATGGAATGTTGAGCGGGGAATGTTATGTGCAACTCCACAATGCAGCAAATGCACCTTGTGCATTTTACAATGGGTTAGAAGCTTCTAAGATCACTTTCGTGTCAAAGTCTAACAAATACACACCGTTGGACCGACTAGAGAACTCAAATTCTCTTCCAGCAATTTGCAGTTCTGCCACCCTTTGGGGGTCGTAG